One stretch of Bacteroidota bacterium DNA includes these proteins:
- a CDS encoding sulfite exporter TauE/SafE family protein: protein MLILGFVLAGIMGILLGMLGGGGSILTVPILVYVLSVSDDIAPSYSLFVVGVASAIGAVQYVRLKQFSWKVSLVYGIPSMIAVYFNQAFVRNWIPDAFRMFGTEVSRGTLLMVLFAIMMLLAAWSMIRKKSRQTPDNLDIGSEDFKYPKIALMGLLEGMLTGLVGAGGGFIIVPILVSMAKLPIKKAVGTSLLIMAVKSLIGFGGALGNIHIDWPLLLPFTGIAAVGIVVGARLSKHVPAAKLKLFFGWFILAMGTFIVVKTLLDA, encoded by the coding sequence ATGTTGATTCTCGGATTTGTATTGGCAGGTATCATGGGCATCCTACTCGGGATGCTCGGAGGAGGTGGCTCGATTCTGACTGTCCCCATTTTGGTTTATGTCTTGTCGGTATCAGACGACATTGCTCCATCTTATTCGCTTTTTGTGGTGGGCGTGGCCTCCGCAATCGGCGCGGTGCAATACGTAAGACTCAAGCAATTTTCGTGGAAAGTATCCCTTGTATATGGGATTCCATCCATGATTGCTGTCTATTTTAACCAAGCATTTGTTCGAAATTGGATACCCGATGCGTTCAGAATGTTTGGTACGGAGGTCTCCCGCGGCACGTTGTTGATGGTATTGTTTGCGATCATGATGTTGTTGGCAGCATGGTCAATGATTCGTAAAAAAAGCAGACAAACACCTGACAATCTTGATATTGGTTCTGAAGATTTTAAGTATCCAAAAATTGCGCTGATGGGCCTGCTCGAGGGCATGTTGACGGGATTGGTGGGTGCAGGCGGAGGATTCATCATCGTCCCGATTTTGGTTTCCATGGCAAAGCTGCCCATCAAGAAGGCTGTGGGCACTTCGCTGCTCATCATGGCGGTCAAATCGCTGATTGGCTTTGGTGGCGCACTTGGCAACATCCATATTGATTGGCCATTGCTACTACCGTTCACCGGGATCGCCGCCGTAGGCATCGTGGTCGGGGCACGTTTATCGAAACATGTACCTGCGGCAAAACTCAAACTGTTCTTTGGCTGGTTTATCTTGGCGATGGGCACATTTATTGTCGTCAAAACCCTGCTCGACGCATAG
- a CDS encoding RNA 2'-phosphotransferase: protein MNERQTIKISKFLSLVLRHDPQSIGLELDENGWTGVLSLISKVGPKFPGFNMAMLEEVVANNNKKRFAFNEDKTKIRANQGHSIKVDLDYEPVLPPEILYHGTVGRYSNIIAKDGIKKMSRHHVHLSKDLQTAIVVGTRRGEAVILKVRAGEMHRAGYDYFVSPNGVWLTDHVPPQFIDFP from the coding sequence ATGAATGAACGTCAAACAATCAAGATTTCCAAATTCCTGAGTCTGGTCTTGCGCCATGATCCTCAATCCATTGGGCTGGAACTGGACGAAAATGGCTGGACAGGAGTCCTCAGCTTGATCTCCAAAGTTGGTCCCAAGTTTCCAGGCTTCAACATGGCCATGCTGGAAGAAGTCGTGGCCAACAACAACAAAAAGCGGTTTGCCTTCAACGAAGACAAAACGAAAATCCGGGCCAATCAGGGACATTCCATCAAAGTTGATTTGGACTACGAACCGGTCTTACCACCTGAGATCCTTTATCATGGTACGGTTGGCAGATACTCCAATATCATCGCAAAAGATGGGATCAAAAAAATGAGCCGTCACCATGTGCATCTCAGCAAAGATCTTCAAACGGCAATTGTGGTTGGGACGCGAAGGGGAGAAGCAGTGATTCTCAAAGTCAGGGCCGGAGAAATGCACCGTGCAGGCTACGATTATTTTGTTTCACCCAACGGTGTCTGGCTCACGGATCATGTTCCGCCGCAGTTTATTGACTTTCCTTGA
- a CDS encoding threonine aldolase translates to MSQKIIDLRSDTVTKPTKEMLSAMMSAEVGDDVFGQDPTVNALQAKAADLFGMEAALFCPSGTMTNQIAFRLHTTPGCEAIMEEYSHPYRYEGGGLAVNAGISVALIAGDRGRITAAQVAARINNPEDVHYPLTKVVSLENTCNRGGGACYDFAEILKIREVCQANGLALHLDGARIFNALIAKGESPLTYGKAFDTISICLSKGLGAPVGSLLLGSHAHIKAARRIRKVFGGGMRQAGFLAAAGIYALDHHVDRLVEDHRLAKQMGELVATASYVEEVLPADTNIVVFKLANGLDPKIFVAHLATHNILAVHFGGQLIRFVAHLDVDERVLEPLQIAMKAFV, encoded by the coding sequence ATGTCTCAGAAAATCATCGACTTGCGTAGCGACACGGTTACGAAACCGACCAAAGAAATGCTCTCCGCAATGATGTCCGCGGAAGTGGGAGACGATGTATTTGGACAAGATCCGACCGTGAACGCCTTGCAGGCCAAGGCTGCGGATTTGTTTGGAATGGAGGCCGCATTGTTTTGCCCCTCCGGCACGATGACCAACCAAATTGCCTTTCGCTTGCATACCACGCCCGGCTGTGAGGCGATCATGGAGGAATACTCCCATCCCTATCGGTACGAAGGTGGTGGTTTGGCAGTTAATGCCGGCATCTCTGTTGCCTTGATCGCAGGTGACCGTGGGCGCATCACGGCAGCGCAAGTCGCCGCGCGGATCAACAATCCTGAGGATGTCCATTACCCATTAACCAAGGTGGTTTCCCTTGAAAATACCTGCAACCGAGGCGGCGGCGCTTGTTATGACTTTGCGGAGATTCTCAAGATCAGGGAAGTCTGCCAAGCAAACGGCCTTGCCCTCCATTTAGATGGCGCACGGATATTTAATGCATTGATAGCCAAAGGCGAAAGCCCATTGACTTACGGTAAAGCTTTTGATACCATTTCAATTTGCCTGAGCAAAGGTTTGGGTGCCCCCGTGGGTTCACTTCTTTTGGGAAGCCATGCGCACATCAAGGCCGCACGCCGTATCCGCAAGGTTTTTGGGGGAGGCATGCGACAGGCTGGTTTTCTTGCCGCTGCGGGCATTTATGCCCTTGACCACCATGTAGACCGCTTGGTTGAGGATCATCGTTTGGCCAAACAGATGGGGGAATTGGTCGCAACCGCCTCCTATGTAGAGGAAGTCTTGCCGGCGGATACCAACATCGTGGTTTTCAAACTCGCAAACGGCCTTGATCCAAAGATTTTTGTCGCGCACCTTGCAACCCACAACATCCTCGCTGTGCACTTTGGAGGTCAATTGATCCGCTTTGTGGCGCATTTGGATGTGGACGAAAGGGTTTTGGAACCGCTTCAAATTGCCATGAAGGCATTCGTTTGA